The sequence AAGATGGCTACGTCTGAACCCTTATGAACTGCCCCAGAAGTCAGCAGGAGAACTGCCAAAGGGAGCGCTATTAAAGGGCAAGCACTTCAGTATATTCAGAGACTCATCCACCGCTTGCACTGATATCTACCAGAATGCCAGGGCGCCTTGAGCTTTTCTCAACTGGAGTTTACAAACCCCACCCATCACGTATTTCTGAACGGATTGGATATAGCAAGTAGCAGGCTACCTGCCCGTTCATTTAAAGGCTGGTTAACCGCAGCTTGCCTGAGAAGGGCGAAGAAGGAGGTAAGAGAAGCGGCTCGAACGTGCGTGGAAATGCCTCTTCTTCCATTGCGAACGCCCGTGCGTCAGATGAAGTTGAGGAACAAGTGCATCTGAATTAACGCGGGGAGACTCAGAGACAGCCTCGTGGGGGGGTGTCCGGGGAGGCGAGAGGGTGTCAGTTGGGGAGCGGAAGACTCAGTTACCTGCGGGGCAGCTGCAACACTAGAAGTCTCCTGCTGAAAGACCGAGGTGCAGTCTGCTAAATCTTGCCAGTCGATAGCAGCaagtgctggggcggggggaagagaaaCAGACATTTACAACAATGCTAGTTGTAGGTGGCAAATGctgaggggcgggggtgggggtgggagaaagaaacaGACGTTTACAACAATGCTCATTGTAAGTGGCAAGTGCTTGGGGGGGAGACAGAAACAGACATTTACAACAATGCTCGTTGGAGGTGACAagtgctgggggggagagagaaacagacatttaTAGCAATGTTCGTTGTAGGTGGCAAATGCTGAGGGcgggagagagaaacagacatttaCAACAATGCTCGTTGGAGGTGGCaagtgctggggggagagagagaaacagacatttaCAACAATGTTCGTTGGAGGTGGCAAATGCTGAGGGcgggagagagaaacagacatttaCAACAATGCTCGTTGTAGGTGACAAgtgctgggggggagagaaacagataTTTATAACAATGCTCGTTGTAAGTGgcaagtgctggggggggggagagaaacagacaTTTACAACAATGCTCGTTGGAGGTGACAagtgctgggggggagagagaaacagacatttaCAACAATGCTCATTGTAAGTGGCAagtgctgggggagagagaaacagacatttaTAGCAATGTTCGTTGTAGGTGGCAAATGCTGAGGGcgggagagagaaacagacatttaCAACAATGCTCGTTGGAGGTGGCaagtgctggggagagagagaaacagacatttaCAACAATGTTCGTTGGAGGTGGCAAATGCTGAGGGcgggagagagaaacagacatttaCAACAATGCTCGTTGGAGGTGGCAagtgctgggggggagagagaaacagacatttaCAACAATGCTCGTTGGAGGTGACaagtgctggggggagagagagaaacagacatttaCAACAATGCTCGTTGGAGGTGACAagtgctgggggggagagagaaacagacatttaTAGCAATGTTCGTTGAAGGTGGCAAATGCTGAGGGcgggagagagaaacagacatttaCAACAATGCTCGTTGGAGGTGACAGGTGCAGGGGAGCGCAGCAGCCCCTTCGTCGCTCACTTTCCGCCCTTGCCCTGGCTCTTGCCCAGACGGGTGGCCAGGAGAGGCTAGGAGCAAGCCCGGGGACTCCTGCTTTCAGACAAAGCGGGAAGGGGTTTCGACCAGTTCACATTCACAGTCCCCACAACTCACCGAGCTCTACCGTGTCGGGCGGCTGGTCGCTGTGAACTGCCACCGGAGCGGCGCTGGCAAAGCTGTTCCGCGGCGCGGGAGCGTCTCCCAGACGCACCTTCCTCTCGAGTTTGGCTGCCTTCTTGCCGAGCCGGCTGCCCAGGTCACCCACCCTGTTGGGACAGATGCTGTCGAAGGCTTTCCGGCCGCTGCGGTTCCGCATGGCGCAGGCTGGACCCGGGGTCTTAGCTGAGCTCTGGCTTTTGGGACCCAGCGGCTCTCTCCGCCCCGCTCTCTGCCGGCGAGCCCGTCCAGCGCCCGGCCCAGCGGCTGCACATGGCCGTTACGGGGCGGGTTTTGACACCGTTGGAGGGGCCCCGACCGGTCTCCAGGGCAGCGGGTCCAGGGGGAGCGGAGAGGGGGGTGActggagagcgggggcggggctggctgcggagTGAGCGCCAGAGGTGGCGCCTTCGCCTTGGCACAATCTGCGCCCTGCAGAGGCGCTAACAGTCGACCTGGCAACAGGGCATGGCCCGGCTCCTGCAGCAGCGGCCGCTTTGCGCCCTTGCAGCGCACATTGGCGCCGGCACAGGGTCGTATCCAACCGGCTTAGCCCAGCCCCGACCCAGAACCTGTTCGGCTGGACTCTCTGGCTCCAGCGCGCCAGGGCTCTGTCGGGGCGCACAGCCCCGCGGTGCAGCAAAGAGCTGGGGAGTCACGGGCTTAGGGCTCAAACAGCACGGTGATGGGCGATAGGAGAACTCGCCGGGGCCATAGCTAGAGACCTCCCCATGCAGGACACCAGCATGCAATAGGTGCAGTTATTAAAAACATGACTCTGAGGAAAAGGAGCAAAAAGATGTAACTACTCCAGAATCATGAACATCAGAGGTGAAACCTCGTTAGTTCCTCCAGACGATCCCTCTACCAAAGCAGGATACCCCCCTATATTACATTGTCTAGTGCGTGGTCCAGAGGCATTTTAAATCCAAGGCTCCTAGTCTCTATTCTTTGCATTATCCCCCTCATGTAGATTGTATCCacctgactgttttttttttttctggtctgCAGAGTGCTGTGTACATACATGCTTGTGTGTAAGTGCTAACACTAATCACCAGTATCTGTAAAAGACCGTGTTTTCTGAAAGCTGTAGCACAAACTTCAGCAATACCCTGTGTACAAAGAGATCAGCACAACTAGCTGTAATGATGGATAGGCATATGATGTCTTGCAAAACGCACAATCTGGACCTGCTAGCGGGTGGCTCACAGTTTAAAGAGAAGACAGGTAGcaactgtgtttgtacagggcctagcacaatggggtcctggtccatgacagagATTCCTAAGaccatattataataataataatgaataactaGTGCCCCCCACAATGACCTACAGAATAGGAGCAGGCCCTAGAAAAAAGCAGGTGGTGAGGTTTTTCAAACCATCTGTTACTTGAGAACACTGTACATTACAGTGAGAAATAAATGCAAACAAGCCTGTTTGGGTGTGTTAATATACGTTTTAAAATGACTGTGACACATTTAAATGCCTTGCACTCTACAAAGGTGGTCTTTCTAGTCTCCTAACATTACAAGTGCATCAGATAAGGGTGCCTTAAGAGACTGAAACATTTGGATCTCTCCTAGTAGCATTTTAGGTCCTTATCTAAAACTGTATCTGCTGGATACTGCATTTCCAAAATCAAGCTATAGGTTTGACTTTGCTGGGCCCTGTTTTTGTCCATTTATGCTTCAGTACATTCATGACATTTTAGGGTCAGGAccaatcaaaaacattttttaaaactaggGTGACAGCAGAATAAAGAAGGAGAAACAATGATGTCTGAgggtaatgtctacactgcaacgtaaacccagggttagtgggacatGAGTCAACCGACCATGGGTTAGAGAACCCAgagcttgagcatccacactgatTAATCCTAAATTAAGATTTTTCTAACCCCAGGGTTTGAACCCGGGGCTCTACTATGTACATTGCGGcacacagacctgagtcaaaccaGCTGTAGCACAGACTCCTTTGCACAATGTGACCACTCTCACCCTTGGACTGTGGTGCACAGTGGGGAAATTTGTCTGTCCATGGTGCAGGTTTCGGGATGTTTGAACAGCCCACCAACACAGCCTGCCAAGGAGTCATTTTGGTCTGCGTACTCCCAGCTACCAGAGGCAGTGACACGGGGGAGGCACCTTTTCAAGAACATCTCTTGCTTGCACAGCGCTTTCCCTCCTGTgtcaggaaatgggcagagcttCCATGAGCGCTGGTGGACATTCTGAGGGCATTTTCTGACCCACCTAAGGCACCTGACAGAGCTTATaatggagcaggaggaggagaacacaGGCATGGCAGACTTGAACTGGCTGATGCTGCTTATGACACTCAATATAGCTGCTGATGCCcctctctcacccccccacaGACTGGTGCTTCTGATGCAAGGccacaagcacagattggtgggatcACACagtcatgcagacctgggatgatcAACAGTGGATCCAGAATTTTTTTGCacaaagaaagctacatttctggagctttgtgagcagcatGCCCCAACCCTACAGAGTAAAGATACATGTGCCTTGCCTGTCCTGAAGCAGATTGTTGTTGCTGTCTgaaagctggctaccccagactgcaACAGGTCTACTGCAAACCAGTTTGGTGTGCTGACTGTCAGAGAATGGGATTTCCAAACTGCACCAGGGCCCTTGATGGGACTCGGgtgcccatagtttgccctcctcaatGAGCACGAGTACCCGCAAAGGGTAATATTCCATTGTTATACAAGCCCTTGTGGACCACAGAGGTCAATTTATGAGTGTCGGTGTGGGATACACTGGAAAAGTTcacaatgcaattattttttgctGATCGGGCACCTACATCCATGGACAGGTTTGGTCACTAGtcccaccaaatgacattgtcataaattGAGTTACTATCCCCACCATTATTCTTGGGAACCCTGCATTTCCCCTTTTGTCTTGGCTTATCAAACAGTACCATGATTTCAGAGGCCCTGACAAAAGACTGTTTAATTACACTCCCAGACAGTGTAGAAtggttgttgaatgtgctttggCAGATTGAAAGCCCATTGGAGATATCTACAACCCATTTAGATGGCAGTGTCATTAATACGGTCCACATCGCTGTGTCTTGCTGTTCTTTTCACAATCTCTGTGGAGCCAGAAGTGAGCCATTTCCCCCAATGGACCTATGGCagtgagaggctgctgaattggtaCCCTCAGCCAGAAAGTGCCCCTAGCATACCTGGAGCTGGATGTACCCAGGCAATAAGAGAGTCAGGGATACTTTGTGCTCCCATATTATGAACTTGCACCGCCCAGGGAAAAAGGGGGGAATGGTACCCCTATGAACGTACTTGTGGGGCGTGAGGATGGGGCTCATTCATTGTGCTACATCATCTAATTTTTCAGATGTGGAATATAAGCAAGAAGatgcaaatgtatttttaatggaaaaataatacaataatgcACCATTATTTTCTACCGGTTGGTATTTTTTAAGACCTGTCATAGTTGTTAATTCTTTAGCAATTAATTTCCTCTGTGGAATATGTACAAAATCGGAAAGAAACAGACCATCATCAAACAGTGACGAAACGTTTATTAAGAAATGCTTATACAGTACTTTTATTCTTCCCCTGGCTGCTGTTAAGGTGTGCTTAGGGAGCCATTTTCTAAATAATTAAACTGTACAGTACTTGGATTATATACACTATTTATACAATGAATGTAGATATGTCAGTGCAATTAACGTACAGTAATGAAATGTGCAAATTGTGATGTAACTGTCATACATCAAAACTCTAAACCAACACTGTAGAGttcaaatacaaatataatacaTTGATTAGTCAACTAAGCAAGAGAATGAGGCCAATACTGTCATCTTTAGAGGTATAGTAATTCATAGTTTATAAAAATACAATGCATTGATGAAAAGGAACCACATTGCTCTGAAAATTCACAGCTGCTTCAGATGCCATAAAAGGATTTCAAGTGTGTTGGCTCAGTTAGCTTAACTTCCCAGCTGCAGGCACTTTTCAGAAATCTCCAGGGGTAGTACCTGTGGTAAAGAATCTCCGTTTAAAGACACCAGTAAATGCAGTTTGTCCGTGCAGTCCTGTAAAATCCGCCCCGGGTAGCCACTTATATGCAAGTCCAGTGGGTTTTGGTGGTGCAACATCTGGTCTGCCAGTCCCAGGGAGCAAATGGCCAGAAGGGAGGGGGTATATTTGTTAAAAGCATAGTCGGCCATGCTAAGTTCGGCCATCCCTTTGGCCAGAGCTTTGGCATTGTTTGCCTCCCTGGCATCTGCCTGGCAGGACTCCACACGCATGTGGGTGAAGTGCTCCAAGAAGAAGTTGATGGTCGGTGCCCCCAGGTTGAAGTGTAGTTTGCTTAGGATGATGCATTCCAGGTTGCAGAGCTGCTGACGGGAGAAGACGTCGCAGCAAAGAGCGAGGAGCTGCTTCACTCTGGGCGGATGCACTTCCACCTGCAAGACACGCCAGCAGAAACATCCCTGCAGTGCAAGCAGAGCCCGGGCAACAAATACACCATTGCTACACAGGCAGGGAGCAACCCGCTCCACACAGGCAGAAGGCGGCTCTGAGCACGAGGCCGGCCTTGCAGAGCATCAGCTGCAGGCAGGCCACAGCATCAGAGAGCTAAACTGCCACTGCCCAAGCGCCGCGCTTCCCCGCGCAGTGCAATGACACAAACCCAGCGCTGTGGGCGTGAAGCCTTCTTCAAAAGCAGAGGCACTTGCGCGACTCCAGCAGGGTTACGCGCCTGAGCGGTTTCCCCAGAGATCTCTTGTGGCATCAGCCTTGTTCACAGAGCTCAGCTCACCTCTCGAGTTAGGACAAGGGAAGCGTTTGTCCTGcgctcctcctctcttccccgaCCGGGCCTGACGTGCCCGTCATGTGCACCCAAGAGAAAGGGGCCCCCGCCGCCCGCGGGTCATGCCTAGTACCTGTTTGCACGCGATGAAGAGGGCAGTGACTCCCAGCAGCTGGAAGCAGTCGGCAGCCACTGGGGTGGTGGTGAGGAATCGGTCCAGGGTATTCACTGCCAGGCACAGGGACTCGAAGGAGAAGCCGAAGTGCCGGTGCACCGGGATCAGCCAGCTGATCAACTTACACCGGGCCTCCGCCGTCAGCTGCAGGAAAGAGAAGAGCTCAGTAGGGCCACATGACACCTCTGCCAGGTGGGAATGGCCGCAGACTAGGCTACGATGGTCCTGCATACCGTCCGGACAGCTAAGCCATAACGCTGAAGGATTTCAAGTGGCCAGACAGTGCTATGAGGCGTTAttactccctcttcctccccGTGGCCACGAGCAGGGCTCTTCATTGTACTGCTATAGCCTGACTGTTTAGTCAGGATAAGGATCTGGGCACATGCAATAGATCACGAGGCAACATACAATGTGCACTGAAGCGAGCCGGGGAGCGGGACGTAGGCAAAAGCCAGCGCCGCCTGGCCGGGTATATACTGTCCAGGCTAAACAAGGACGCGCGTGCGGAGCTCGGAGAGAGCGCGTGCGAGGAAGGGACACTGGCAGGCGTGTGCCCGCGGGCTCGTGCGATGCAGGTGCGGGAGACTGGAAGGAGAGGAGGGCAGGGCACGCGGGACGGTGCAGCGCCACAGGAGCGTGTCCCGGGGGCAGCAGGAGTCGGTGCTGCGCCCAGAGCCGGAGGGACGCGCGTAGGGCACAGCGAGGGATCCCGGGGCACGTGACCGACAGCACGCGGGGGGAGGACAAGAGAGGCGACGGCTGGTGTCCGTGAGCGTTTCCGCGTGTGCGGAGAGAGCGACGGCGGGGGGGGGTGCGGTGATATGGCCTGGACGTGGCTGTGGGGAGTCCTGTGTTGCGTACAGCACGCGGCATGAATGCCCCGGATCGGCCTGCTTCAGACCGGGCTCTGCGGAACGCGGAGAGCACAGCCCGTGGGGTGGCccgggccgggcggcggggggggccCGTGGGGtgtcccgggccgggccgggccgggcggcgggggggggcccgTGGGGtgtcccgggccgggccgggccgggccgggcggcggggggggccgTGGGGtgtcccgggccgggccgggccgggccgggcggcggggggggggccgtgGGGtgtcccgggccgggccgggccgggccgggcggcggggggggccCGTGGGGtgtcccgggccgggccgggccgggccgggcggcgggggggggcccgTGGGGtgtcccgggccgggccgggccgggccgggcggcgggggggggcccgTGGGGtgtcccgggccgggccgggccgggccgggcggcgggggggggcccgTGGGGTGGCCCGggccgggcgggcggggggggggcccgtGGGGtgtcccgggccgggccgggccgggcgggcgggggggggcccgtGGGGtgtcccgggccgggccgggggcggcgggggggccgTGGGGTgtccgggccgggccgggccgggcggggggcgggggggggccgtgGGTGCCGGGCCGGCCgggcgggcggcggggggggggggcccgtgGGGtgtcccgggccgggccggccgggcggcggcggggggggggccgtgGGGtgtcccgggccgggccgggccgggccgggggcggcggggggggcccGTGGGGTGTCCCGGGccgggcgggccgggccgggcggggggggggccgtgGGGTGTCCCCGGGCCGGGCCGGCCGGGCCGGGCTGCGGGGGGGGCCGTGGGgtcccgggccgggccggccggggccgggcggcggggggggccgTGGGGtgtcccgggccgggccgggccgggcgggcggcgggggggggcccgTGGGTGtccggccgggccgggccggcgccgggcggcgggggggggcccgTGGGGtcccggccgggccgggccgggccgggcgggggggggggtggggcccgggccgggccgggccggccgggccgggcggggcggggggggcccgggccggccgggccgggccgggcggcggggggTCCCGGCCGCGGCCGGCCGGCGGGCGGCGGGGGGTGGGgcccggccgggccgggccggcgcGGCGGGGGGggtcccgggccgggccgggccgggccgggccggcggggagggcggggggtcccgggcgggccgggccgggccgggccgggcggcggggggtgtcccgggccgggccgggccgggccgggccggcggcggggggtgtcccgggccgggccgggccgggcggcggggggtgtcccgggccggccgggccgggcggcggggggTGTCCCGGGCCGGCCGGGCCGGGCGGGCGGGGGtgtcccgggccgggccgggccgggcggcgggggggtggcgggggtgtcccgggccggggccgggccgggcggcgggggggggccgtGGGGTGTCCCgggccgggggccgggccgggcggcgggggggggcccgTGGGGtgtcccgggccgggccgggccgggcggcgggggggcccgggggtgtcccgggccgggccgggccgggcggcgggggggggcccgTGGGGtgtcccgggccgggccgggccgggcggcggggggtggcgggggggggcccgggccgggccgggccggcggggggtgtcccgggccgggccgggcggcggggggtgtcccgggccgggccgggcggcggggggggggcccgtGGGGtgtcccgggccgggccgggcggggccCCTGGGGAGCCGCGGGCTGCGCTGTCCTACCTGCGGCTGCTGGGCCAGAGGCTCGCGCGGGTGGAACTTGCCCTCCAGCCCCTTGCGGAAGCGGTACCAGCTGGCCCCGTAGTCGCGGAAGGCCTGCAGCTCTAGCCGGGCGGCGGGCTCGGGGCTGCCGGGGGGGCTGAGCCCCGCGGCGCCGCCCTGCAGCGGCAGCTCCCGCGGGCAGCTCGGGCACTTGCTCTTCTTCACCGGCGCCCGGAGGCCGAGGTCGCGGCGGAGGGGCTGAGCCCGCTCCCCGGGGGTCGCGCCCGCCTGCCGCCGCCGTTTGCTGCGGGGGCTGCGCGGCCGGCCGGGGCGCTCGCGGCTCAGCGGGTGCGTGACCATGGCGCCGCCCGGCCCGTGTGAGGCGGCTGCCGCCGCGCCCGCCTATTTAGCAGccgcccagcccctgctgctgacATCACCCGCGGAGCTTTCCCGGCTAAAGACCCGCTCGGCCGCCGGCGCCGCTGCGCCCCATCGCCCCGCAAGCCGAGGCGGGGCCAGGCGCTGGGGCAACGGGGCAGCGCTGCCCCCCCGCCAGCAGCGCGAGGGTGCCGGCACCAGGCCGAGCGAGCGGCCTCGCCGGCAGCGCCACTGGGCGCTAGGAACCAGCCCGCCGCGGTTCGCTTGCAGCCTACGGGGGGGAAAGGCCTGGCGAGGACACGTCTCAGCCCTCCGCGATCGAAGCGCCTAAATCCCCTGGGCAACGAGTGGGCCAGGCTGTGGCACTGACGATGGGGCCAGGACGGCAGTGACCGTTCTGGGTGACAAACGCTGTGCAGCCGGCTGGACGCAGGACTACggctgctggggctgggtttACCACGGCGGGCCTGCGCCCACTGAAGTCCGTGAGTTTTGCCCGTGACTTCCGTGGGCACGGTGGGATCGGCGACAACGAGTCGCCAAGGACGGCGCCAACTATCGAATGAGTTAGATGAGAGTGAGGAGCTTTCCCCTGTCCCGCTCCGCCTAGTCatgacccccctgccccagctgtaaGACGCGGGCAGGCAGCCCCGGGAGGGATTTGTTACGAGACCTGGGGTTTGTCTCGCTTTAGGAATCGAGAGCGTCGGCGGGACCTCTCCGCAAAACCTCAGCGCCCTGCGGTGGCGAGGCCGGGCGCGTGAGTGGCGGGGAAATAGAGCCAGCGGCTGCTGAACCCCCGCGGCTGAAGTTGGTGGACTTCTCCAGCTGTGTTGTTGCGGAAGGGAATGATTGAtgcagcgagctgtagctcaggaaagcttatgctcaaataaattggttagtctctaaggtgccccaagtgctcctgttcttttaacaaacaaacaaaaactcctgGGAATTTAACAGCTGGGAACCCAACCAGGCTTGCTCTGTACGACTTAGCAGCTTTATTCCAGATTTCCAGGTGATCCCATTTGTATACATATAAAAGCGATCAACTATCCGTTACAATTGTAGTAATCTGAATAATCAGAAATAACGTTTCTTCACATTTTCTGCATTTTTGATTAAAACCCACTGGCTATTTCATTCAACCTTTTATTGGCCAGAGAACCCCATTTAAATGTTGTAACACTGGGGAATGGAAGTGGTGGAATTATGTGAGGGCGTTACCTTATAGAGAGATTTAAGGCAAATGTCTTCTGCCTACCACCTTTCTGTCGGGCCGTTTTTCAGGTTCGCATGTTGCCAATTTGCACGAGGGGATCTCATATATTTCAGTTACTTCGTATTGCAGGCCATACAGAAGCAATATCCAGGACACACACATCTCCAGAAAAAATCTTCCATATCACCGGTGTTACTTTTTACTGACACCGGCTGGATCGCGTTATTCCCAAATTAGAGccatgggcagagcagggaaacGGCAGCATCTTTCTTTGGGGACCAACTGAAACGAGAGCCAGGACTAAGGCTTGTATGCCAAGCAGCTGCTCTATCAATGGTACCCGGCTGATGGGATTTGAGCAGGCCTGCTGTGGGCCTGGAAAGGCGCGCAAGGAGGGCTCCCCTGTGGAGTGAATGAATAACTCCAACgaatggagaaagaaaaggagtacccgtggcaccttagagactaacaaatttattagagcataagctttcgtgagctacagctcacttcatcggatgcatttggtggaaaaagcagaggagagatttatacacacacacacacacacagagaacatgaaacaatgggtttatcatacacactgtaaggagagtgatcacttaagataagccatcaccagcagcaggggggggaaaggaggaaaacctttcatggtgacaagcaaggtaggctaattccagcagttaacaagaatatcagaggaacagtggggggggagggtgggagggagaaataccatggggaaatagttttactttgtgtaatgactcatccattcccagtctctattcaagcctaagttaattgtatccagtttgcaaattaattccaattcagcagtctctcgttggagtctgtttttgaagcttttttgttgaagtatagccactcttaggtctgtgatcgagtgaccagagagattgaagcgttctccaactggtttttgaatgttataattcttgacgtctgatttgtgtccattcattcttttacgtagagactgtccagtttggccaacgaaTGGGTGCAGAAGCAGCGAGGAGAGGAGGTAGGCCGGCCCTCCACATTGAGCCATGAGGCCAGTAATTCTCCTGGAGAACAAAGTACAGCACTACCTTTACAATAAATACATTCTCCAAAGAGCTGCACAGAGACTTCTGTTTGAGATCACAATCTTTATTATACTTGTTTATGTCTGCAAAATGCTTTATGTACATCAAAGTTGCTGCCAAAGGGCTGAAATAGACTGTTTATCAAACAATGGCGGGTTCTCTACACAGGGAGCAACGATCAGAACTGAGTGACACTGCATTATAGAAGCTGAAGGTGACTAATCATTTGTAGTTTCTGTACCTATGCTCTTCCATGTAGCCCGCTGACCTCTTCTTTagtagatagaaaaggagtacttgtggcaccttagagactaacaaatttattagagcataagcttttgtgagttacagcacgaaagcttatgctctaataaatttgttagtctctaaggtgccacaagtactccttttctttttgcgaatacagactaacacagctgctactctgaaacctctctttagtAGATAGTTTCCAATAGCTTTCATGGGTAAGATTCCTTACTAGGAATTTCAGTAGccccattgaaaaaaaaaaaaaatacaaagactGCATCCTTGGTTAAAGAGGacaacacattttatatataatgttgTTGGTGCAGTGTTCCTCCCAGGCTGTCAGagaaacaaagtgggtgaggtaatgtattttattagCCCAAAGTCTGTTGATACACACAAACTTTAGAGCTTATACAggtggagaagagctctgtgtaagctctaaAGCTTATCagtcaccaacataagttggtccaatgaaagatattacctcaccccccttgtATCTCAAACATAC is a genomic window of Dermochelys coriacea isolate rDerCor1 chromosome 5, rDerCor1.pri.v4, whole genome shotgun sequence containing:
- the CCNO gene encoding cyclin-O → MVTHPLSRERPGRPRSPRSKRRRQAGATPGERAQPLRRDLGLRAPVKKSKCPSCPRELPLQGGAAGLSPPGSPEPAARLELQAFRDYGASWYRFRKGLEGKFHPREPLAQQPQLTAEARCKLISWLIPVHRHFGFSFESLCLAVNTLDRFLTTTPVAADCFQLLGVTALFIACKQVEVHPPRVKQLLALCCDVFSRQQLCNLECIILSKLHFNLGAPTINFFLEHFTHMRVESCQADAREANNAKALAKGMAELSMADYAFNKYTPSLLAICSLGLADQMLHHQNPLDLHISGYPGRILQDCTDKLHLLVSLNGDSLPQVLPLEISEKCLQLGS